The Mesorhizobium loti genome includes a region encoding these proteins:
- a CDS encoding DMT family transporter → MNETVRGTVEMSAAMAILGTIGWFVVLSGQPIMDVVFWRCAFGALTLLIICTALGLLRNRLSLRIIGIAALGGVAIVVNWLLLFSAFSRASISIATAVYNTQPFMLVGFGALFFAERLTLTKLTWLAIAFAGMVLIVQSAPDAGDIGTDYFTGIVMALGAAFFWAVAAIVTKKLKGTPPHLIALIQVCVGVIMLAPFANLSQLPADAWSWAMLATLGIVHTGLMYILMYGAIQKLPTHLQGSLSFIYPVVAILVDVVAFGHRLHLSQIVGATAILIAAAGMNLGWTLWKSKTPVASPHPIK, encoded by the coding sequence GTGAACGAAACAGTGCGCGGCACGGTCGAAATGTCGGCCGCAATGGCGATCCTGGGAACGATCGGATGGTTCGTCGTCCTGTCGGGCCAGCCGATTATGGATGTGGTGTTCTGGCGTTGCGCTTTCGGCGCGCTGACGCTGCTCATCATCTGCACCGCCCTCGGGTTGCTGCGCAACAGGCTGTCGCTGCGCATCATCGGCATCGCTGCGCTCGGCGGCGTCGCCATCGTCGTCAACTGGCTTCTGCTGTTCAGCGCATTCTCGCGCGCGTCGATTTCGATCGCCACCGCCGTCTACAACACGCAGCCCTTCATGCTGGTCGGCTTCGGCGCGCTGTTCTTCGCCGAGCGGCTGACCCTGACCAAGCTGACCTGGCTGGCCATCGCCTTCGCCGGCATGGTGCTGATCGTGCAGTCGGCTCCCGACGCTGGCGATATCGGCACGGATTATTTCACCGGCATCGTCATGGCGCTCGGCGCGGCTTTCTTCTGGGCTGTCGCCGCCATCGTCACCAAGAAGCTCAAGGGCACGCCGCCGCACCTCATCGCGTTGATCCAGGTCTGCGTCGGCGTCATCATGCTGGCGCCCTTCGCCAATCTTTCACAGCTTCCGGCCGATGCCTGGAGCTGGGCCATGCTGGCGACGCTCGGCATCGTCCATACCGGCCTGATGTACATACTCATGTACGGCGCCATCCAGAAGCTGCCTACGCATCTGCAGGGATCGCTGTCCTTCATCTATCCCGTCGTCGCCATTCTGGTCGATGTCGTAGCCTTCGGCCATCGGCTGCATCTGAGCCAGATCGTCGGCGCCACCGCCATCCTGATCGCCGCCGCCGGCATGAATCTCGGCTGGACGCTGTGGAAGAGCAAAACACCCGTCGCGAGCCCGCACCCGATCAAGTGA
- a CDS encoding Lrp/AsnC family transcriptional regulator, with protein sequence MLDDLDRNLLEILVKDARTSLKELAAQVGLSSPSVSERLRRLEERGVIRAFTVEIDPLALGYTLQAIVRIRPLPGKLHIVQKLIEEIPEFGECDKVTGDDCFVARLFVRSIGDLDGILDRIADKAETSTAIIKAQPIRRRPPPLDATSRDRAKVPQAS encoded by the coding sequence ATGCTGGACGATCTCGACCGAAATCTCCTCGAAATCCTGGTCAAGGATGCGCGGACCTCGCTGAAGGAACTGGCCGCCCAGGTCGGGCTGTCGTCGCCAAGCGTTTCGGAGCGGCTGCGACGGCTCGAGGAGCGCGGCGTCATCCGAGCGTTCACCGTCGAGATCGATCCGCTGGCGCTTGGTTATACCTTGCAGGCCATCGTGCGCATCCGACCTCTGCCCGGCAAGTTGCACATCGTGCAGAAGTTGATCGAGGAGATCCCCGAATTCGGCGAATGCGACAAGGTGACCGGCGATGACTGCTTCGTCGCCCGTCTGTTCGTGCGCTCGATCGGCGATCTCGACGGGATTCTCGACCGCATCGCCGACAAGGCCGAGACAAGCACCGCCATCATCAAGGCGCAACCGATCCGGCGGCGGCCGCCACCGCTCGACGCAACCTCTCGGGACAGGGCAAAGGTCCCGCAGGCATCCTGA
- a CDS encoding class I SAM-dependent methyltransferase: MAQNIYDREDFFAGYSQLGRSVEGLDGAAEWPALRAMLPDVSGLRVVDLGCGFGWFCRWTRAHGAAQVLGLDLSEKMLARARAAGPDAGISYETADLDRLSLPEASFDLVYSSLALHYVEDVRRLFGTVHQALSPGGHFVFSTEHPIFMAPTNPGWSIDAAGRKTWPVDQYLVEGPRSTDWLANGVVKHHRTIGTTLNALIRSGFTIDQVEEFRPTDAQIAAKPELAEELERPMFLLVSARR; the protein is encoded by the coding sequence ATGGCGCAGAACATATACGACCGCGAGGATTTCTTCGCAGGCTACAGCCAGCTCGGCCGCTCCGTGGAGGGCCTGGATGGTGCCGCCGAGTGGCCGGCGCTGCGCGCGATGCTGCCCGATGTCAGCGGCTTGAGGGTTGTCGATCTCGGCTGCGGCTTCGGCTGGTTCTGCCGCTGGACCCGCGCGCATGGGGCGGCGCAGGTGCTTGGCCTGGATCTGTCGGAGAAAATGCTTGCCCGGGCGAGGGCCGCCGGCCCGGATGCTGGGATAAGCTATGAGACAGCCGATCTCGATCGGCTCAGTCTGCCGGAAGCCAGCTTCGATCTCGTCTACAGCTCGCTCGCCTTGCACTATGTCGAGGATGTGCGGCGTCTGTTCGGGACCGTGCACCAGGCCCTGTCGCCCGGCGGGCATTTCGTTTTCTCGACCGAGCATCCGATCTTCATGGCGCCGACCAATCCTGGCTGGTCGATCGATGCCGCGGGAAGAAAGACATGGCCTGTCGACCAGTATCTGGTGGAGGGGCCGCGCAGCACCGACTGGCTGGCCAACGGCGTGGTGAAACATCACCGCACGATCGGCACCACGCTCAACGCCCTGATCCGATCCGGTTTCACCATCGACCAGGTCGAGGAATTCCGCCCGACCGATGCGCAGATCGCGGCCAAGCCGGAACTGGCGGAGGAACTCGAGCGGCCGATGTTCCTGCTGGTCTCGGCCCGCCGATAG
- a CDS encoding sulfite exporter TauE/SafE family protein produces the protein MSGLLLDPWFYAAAIPAVILVGLSKGGFGGAVGFVGVPLMALTMPPVQAAAILLPILCLMDIVSVWAWRGVYDRKMLVDMMPGAVIGIGLGWLTAALVTEEAVRLIVGAVAIIFVLRWLYLQFRHGADHAAAPNRVAAAVWGTVAGFTSFVAHVGGPPFQVYALPIRLDPKVLSGTAAIFFAATNALKLVPYFALGQFDTANLTASAVLMPLAPLSTVAGAWLVRRMRPETFYPFTYATVAVVALKLLWDGIVGLM, from the coding sequence ATGTCAGGCCTGCTTCTCGATCCGTGGTTCTACGCGGCCGCCATTCCGGCGGTCATTCTGGTCGGCCTGTCCAAGGGCGGCTTTGGCGGCGCTGTCGGCTTTGTCGGCGTGCCGCTGATGGCGCTGACCATGCCGCCGGTGCAGGCGGCCGCCATCCTGCTGCCGATCCTGTGCCTGATGGACATTGTCTCGGTGTGGGCATGGCGGGGTGTCTATGACCGCAAGATGCTGGTCGACATGATGCCGGGCGCCGTCATCGGCATCGGCCTCGGCTGGCTGACGGCGGCACTCGTCACCGAAGAGGCGGTGCGGCTGATCGTCGGTGCCGTCGCCATCATCTTCGTCCTGCGCTGGCTCTATCTGCAGTTCCGCCACGGCGCCGACCACGCGGCCGCGCCCAACCGCGTGGCCGCCGCCGTCTGGGGCACGGTCGCCGGCTTCACCAGCTTCGTCGCCCATGTCGGCGGCCCGCCCTTCCAGGTCTATGCCTTGCCGATCCGGCTCGATCCGAAAGTTCTGTCGGGCACCGCCGCGATCTTCTTTGCCGCCACCAATGCGCTGAAGCTGGTGCCCTATTTCGCGCTCGGCCAGTTCGACACCGCCAATCTGACAGCATCGGCGGTGCTGATGCCGCTGGCGCCGCTGTCGACCGTCGCCGGGGCGTGGCTGGTGCGTCGGATGCGGCCGGAAACCTTCTATCCCTTCACCTATGCAACCGTCGCGGTGGTGGCGCTGAAGCTGCTTTGGGATGGCATTGTTGGTCTGATGTAA
- a CDS encoding DUF2269 family protein: MDWYSIVKFLHVATAILWVGGGFVLFLLGVLAERAGNIEEKLQAMRASGQLGGRFFAPMSMLTLIFGLIMCWFWVGFSDLWILIGLAGYATTFSIGMLIFKPTGERMGAMIAKEGVTPAVLAIGERMMSAARFDYAVMLVIIADMVLKPTVHDIGILAGMVLVVVVGATLAFGGSRRLVPSAV; encoded by the coding sequence ATGGACTGGTACTCGATCGTAAAATTCCTCCACGTCGCCACGGCCATTCTGTGGGTCGGCGGTGGCTTCGTGCTGTTCCTTCTCGGCGTGCTTGCCGAACGGGCGGGCAACATCGAGGAAAAACTGCAGGCGATGCGCGCCAGTGGTCAGCTGGGCGGCAGGTTCTTTGCGCCGATGTCGATGCTGACGCTGATCTTCGGTCTCATCATGTGCTGGTTCTGGGTCGGCTTCTCCGATCTGTGGATCCTGATCGGCCTGGCCGGCTACGCCACGACCTTTTCGATCGGCATGCTCATCTTCAAGCCGACCGGCGAGCGCATGGGCGCGATGATTGCCAAGGAAGGCGTCACACCAGCTGTTCTAGCCATCGGTGAACGCATGATGAGCGCGGCACGCTTCGACTATGCGGTGATGCTGGTGATCATTGCCGACATGGTGCTCAAGCCGACCGTGCATGACATCGGCATCCTCGCCGGCATGGTGCTGGTCGTTGTGGTGGGCGCCACACTTGCCTTTGGCGGCAGCCGCCGCCTCGTTCCGAGCGCAGTCTGA
- a CDS encoding cbb3-type cytochrome c oxidase subunit I codes for MQGVARNFFTLAIIYALCGMALGIHMAISDDHGQMPTHAHTMVAGWLMSAVFAFFYHLFPAVGQKALAKVHFWLTAISGIGLMIGLYVLLAGNPGIEPLLGISSIGFYAGMLLFAFIALPAVWKTA; via the coding sequence ATGCAAGGGGTAGCACGGAATTTCTTCACGCTGGCCATCATCTATGCGTTGTGCGGCATGGCGCTCGGTATCCACATGGCGATCAGCGATGACCATGGCCAGATGCCAACCCACGCCCACACGATGGTCGCCGGATGGCTGATGTCGGCGGTCTTCGCCTTTTTCTACCATCTGTTCCCGGCCGTCGGGCAAAAGGCCCTGGCCAAGGTTCACTTCTGGCTGACTGCCATCAGCGGTATCGGGCTCATGATCGGCCTTTACGTTCTGCTCGCCGGCAATCCGGGGATAGAACCGCTGCTCGGGATTTCCTCGATCGGGTTCTATGCGGGCATGCTGCTGTTTGCATTCATTGCCCTGCCCGCCGTCTGGAAGACGGCCTGA
- a CDS encoding DUF1465 family protein — protein sequence MNEPSKGSAKTVKLAERRVFSQSFKPLYQEGMGLVEQAAEYLDGKGRAEAKKLSRLAATLYAAESMRLTTRLMQVASWLLLQRAANSGEMTRDQVASEKSKVRLDTASAHDEATGWAELPEDFLDLVTRSLRLQALVRRMDEEIYGSGAVVDMQPMARRSNPVSDQISLLNTAFARG from the coding sequence ATGAACGAGCCTTCGAAGGGCAGTGCGAAAACCGTCAAGCTGGCGGAGCGCCGGGTTTTCTCGCAATCCTTCAAGCCGCTTTACCAGGAAGGTATGGGCCTGGTCGAACAGGCGGCGGAATATCTCGACGGCAAGGGCCGGGCCGAGGCGAAGAAACTGTCCAGGCTGGCGGCCACGCTCTATGCCGCCGAATCAATGCGGCTGACCACCAGGCTGATGCAGGTTGCCTCCTGGCTGCTTTTGCAGCGCGCCGCAAATTCCGGCGAGATGACCCGCGACCAGGTCGCGTCGGAAAAGTCCAAGGTGCGTCTCGACACCGCTTCCGCCCATGACGAAGCCACCGGCTGGGCCGAACTGCCCGAGGATTTTCTCGACCTCGTCACCCGCTCGCTGCGCCTGCAGGCGCTGGTGCGCCGCATGGACGAGGAGATTTATGGCTCCGGCGCCGTGGTCGACATGCAACCGATGGCTCGCCGTTCCAATCCGGTTTCCGACCAGATCAGCCTGCTAAACACGGCTTTCGCCCGAGGTTAA
- the ruvC gene encoding crossover junction endodeoxyribonuclease RuvC encodes MAEAIRIIGIDPGLRRTGWGIVESLGNSLRFIASGTVKSDDKAALATRLCQLHDGLAEILHSAMPHEAAVEQTFVNKDAVATLKLGQARGIAMLVPARAGLVVAEYAPNAVKKAVIGVGHGDKKQIHMMVKVLLPKAIFDTEHAADALAIAICHAHHRQSVAYRMALAG; translated from the coding sequence ATGGCGGAAGCGATTCGTATCATCGGTATCGATCCCGGGCTTCGGCGCACCGGCTGGGGCATCGTCGAAAGCCTCGGCAATTCGCTGCGCTTCATTGCCTCCGGCACGGTAAAGTCCGACGACAAGGCGGCGCTGGCGACGCGGCTGTGCCAATTGCATGACGGGCTAGCCGAGATCCTGCATAGCGCCATGCCGCACGAGGCGGCCGTCGAACAGACCTTCGTCAACAAGGACGCCGTGGCGACGCTGAAACTCGGCCAGGCGCGCGGCATCGCCATGCTGGTGCCGGCGCGTGCGGGCCTCGTCGTTGCCGAGTATGCGCCCAATGCGGTCAAGAAGGCGGTGATCGGCGTTGGCCATGGCGACAAGAAGCAGATTCACATGATGGTGAAAGTGCTGTTGCCGAAAGCCATTTTCGATACCGAACATGCCGCCGACGCGCTGGCCATCGCCATCTGCCACGCGCATCACCGGCAAAGCGTGGCCTACAGGATGGCGCTTGCCGGTTAG
- a CDS encoding AbrB/MazE/SpoVT family DNA-binding domain-containing protein encodes MRVTSKGQVTIPRDLRETFGIGANSEVIFGIEGGKITITPKHDKGRLADRERLDRFLAALDRLEGSGDQTMNADAVMALTRDR; translated from the coding sequence ATGCGTGTGACGAGCAAAGGCCAAGTGACAATCCCACGGGATCTGCGGGAGACATTTGGGATTGGCGCCAACAGCGAAGTCATCTTCGGCATCGAGGGCGGCAAGATCACGATCACACCGAAGCATGACAAGGGGCGGTTGGCTGATCGCGAAAGACTGGATCGTTTTCTTGCTGCACTCGACCGGCTTGAGGGCAGCGGCGATCAGACAATGAATGCCGATGCCGTCATGGCTTTGACCCGGGATCGCTGA
- a CDS encoding type II toxin-antitoxin system VapC family toxin — translation MATLVDTNVLIDIAVRDPVWSKWSWSKMVSALEQGSLVINQIIYAEFSMRYEAIDDVDDALPEDEFRRESLPFEAAFAASRAFSVYRRLGGPREKVMPDFLIGAHAAIRGYPILTRDPAGFRKYFPDVELITPDTHP, via the coding sequence TTGGCGACGCTTGTCGACACCAACGTGCTTATCGATATCGCCGTTCGCGATCCCGTCTGGTCAAAGTGGTCGTGGTCCAAGATGGTGTCTGCCCTCGAGCAAGGCAGCCTGGTCATCAATCAGATTATCTACGCCGAGTTTTCGATGCGCTATGAGGCGATAGACGATGTCGATGATGCCTTGCCTGAAGATGAGTTCCGGCGCGAAAGCCTCCCGTTCGAAGCGGCCTTTGCGGCATCGAGAGCGTTCTCGGTCTATCGGCGGTTGGGCGGACCCCGAGAGAAGGTGATGCCCGACTTCCTGATTGGGGCTCACGCTGCCATCCGAGGCTATCCCATTCTTACTCGCGATCCCGCAGGTTTCAGAAAGTACTTTCCAGATGTCGAGCTCATTACGCCCGATACTCATCCCTAA
- the ruvA gene encoding Holliday junction branch migration protein RuvA has translation MIGKLKGTLDEVDEDHCLVDIHGVGYVAYCSARTLAALPSPGEAVVLFIETYVREDMLRLYGFQSQLEREWFRLLMNNVPGVGAKVALAILSTLAPADLANAIALRDIAMVSRAPGVGKKVAERIVTELKNKAPAYAGTASGTIGLKQELGDGVASAPITDAVSALVNLGYSRDTAANAVAAALKTAGEDADAPKLIRFGLKELAR, from the coding sequence ATGATCGGCAAGCTCAAGGGCACGCTCGACGAGGTCGACGAGGATCATTGCCTCGTCGACATCCATGGCGTCGGCTACGTCGCCTATTGCTCGGCGCGCACGCTGGCGGCGCTGCCTTCGCCCGGCGAAGCGGTAGTGCTGTTCATCGAAACCTATGTGCGCGAGGATATGCTGCGGCTCTACGGCTTCCAGTCGCAGCTCGAGCGTGAGTGGTTCCGGCTGCTGATGAACAATGTGCCGGGCGTTGGCGCCAAGGTGGCGCTGGCCATCCTGTCGACGCTGGCGCCGGCCGACCTCGCCAATGCCATTGCGCTGCGCGACATCGCCATGGTTTCGCGCGCGCCCGGCGTCGGCAAGAAAGTGGCCGAGCGCATCGTCACCGAATTGAAGAACAAGGCGCCGGCCTATGCCGGAACCGCCTCGGGCACCATCGGCCTGAAGCAGGAGCTGGGCGACGGCGTGGCCTCCGCGCCGATCACCGACGCCGTCTCGGCGCTGGTCAATCTCGGCTATTCGCGCGACACCGCCGCCAATGCGGTGGCGGCGGCGCTGAAGACGGCGGGCGAGGATGCCGATGCGCCGAAATTGATCCGCTTCGGGCTGAAGGAACTGGCGCGGTGA
- a CDS encoding AbrB/MazE/SpoVT family DNA-binding domain-containing protein: MGAFASLTSKGQLTIPKDVRDALSLKTGDMIAWTVVDGYLVGTPRNLDFADLAGFLGDPLGGPASLEEIDLAVRDAVGRHVVGDRSQGGQEGGR; the protein is encoded by the coding sequence ATGGGTGCGTTTGCCAGTCTGACCTCGAAAGGCCAGCTTACAATTCCAAAGGATGTCCGGGACGCGCTGTCACTGAAGACGGGTGACATGATCGCCTGGACGGTCGTGGATGGCTACCTGGTTGGAACGCCGCGCAATCTCGACTTTGCCGACCTCGCCGGATTTCTGGGCGATCCGCTCGGCGGTCCAGCGTCACTGGAGGAAATCGACCTCGCGGTGCGGGATGCCGTTGGTAGACATGTTGTCGGAGACAGGTCGCAAGGCGGACAAGAGGGCGGCCGGTGA
- a CDS encoding type II toxin-antitoxin system VapC family toxin yields the protein MTSIGIDTNVLLRMVLNDDAEQRAKALAFGEGLSEGAPGFVSLIVLVEFSWSLISRYRLPKEQVQAAIQRLLKIKTLVFEDFDAIVVALERSNLPQVDFADALIAEHNRNLGCSHTVTFDQRAAKSIASMELLA from the coding sequence GTGACGTCCATCGGCATTGATACAAATGTTCTGCTTCGAATGGTGCTCAATGACGATGCGGAGCAACGGGCAAAAGCCCTCGCATTCGGCGAAGGCCTCAGCGAAGGTGCTCCCGGCTTCGTCAGCTTGATCGTGCTGGTGGAATTTAGCTGGTCTTTGATTTCACGCTACAGGTTGCCGAAAGAGCAGGTGCAGGCGGCAATCCAGAGACTGCTGAAGATCAAGACGCTGGTGTTCGAAGATTTCGATGCCATCGTGGTTGCGCTCGAGAGATCGAATTTGCCGCAGGTGGATTTTGCCGATGCGCTGATCGCAGAGCACAATCGAAATCTGGGTTGCTCGCATACAGTTACGTTTGATCAGCGGGCTGCCAAATCTATTGCCAGTATGGAACTGCTCGCATGA
- the ruvB gene encoding Holliday junction branch migration DNA helicase RuvB, producing the protein MSLSPRLIAPEKRGEDAEQTLRPQTLDDFVGQAAVRANLKVFIEAAKGRNEALDHVLFVGPPGLGKTTLAQIMARELGVNFRSTSGPVIAKAGDLAALLTNLEEGDVLFIDEIHRLSPAVEEILYPAMEDFQLDLIIGEGPAARSVKIDLARFTLVAATTRLGLLTNPLRDRFGIPVRLNFYTVEELEQIVRRGARILQMPLGDDGALEIARRARGTPRIAGRLLRRVRDFASVAGDGHVDRKIADEALTRLEVDALGLDALDRRYLSMIARNFGGGPVGIETIAAGLSEPRDAIEDIIEPYLIQQGFIQRTPRGRMLTANAWRHLGLDAPKDLAQQQINLFQEE; encoded by the coding sequence ATGAGCCTGTCGCCCCGCCTGATTGCGCCGGAAAAACGCGGTGAGGATGCCGAGCAGACCTTGCGGCCGCAGACGCTCGACGATTTCGTCGGCCAGGCGGCGGTGCGGGCCAATCTCAAAGTGTTCATCGAGGCCGCCAAGGGCCGCAACGAGGCGCTCGACCATGTGCTGTTCGTCGGGCCGCCGGGCCTTGGCAAGACGACGCTGGCGCAGATCATGGCGCGCGAGCTCGGCGTCAATTTCCGCTCGACCTCCGGCCCGGTCATCGCCAAGGCCGGCGATCTTGCCGCGCTGCTGACCAATCTCGAGGAAGGCGATGTGCTGTTCATCGACGAGATCCATCGGCTGAGCCCGGCGGTGGAGGAAATCCTCTATCCGGCGATGGAGGATTTCCAGCTCGACCTGATCATCGGCGAGGGGCCGGCGGCGCGCTCGGTCAAGATCGACCTCGCCCGCTTCACGCTGGTCGCCGCCACCACGCGGCTTGGCCTGCTCACCAACCCGCTGCGCGACCGTTTCGGCATCCCGGTGCGGCTCAATTTCTACACGGTCGAGGAGCTGGAGCAGATCGTGCGGCGCGGTGCGCGCATCCTGCAAATGCCGCTCGGCGACGACGGCGCGCTGGAAATCGCGCGGCGTGCGCGCGGCACGCCGCGCATCGCCGGCCGGCTGCTGCGTCGCGTACGCGATTTCGCTTCGGTCGCCGGCGACGGCCATGTCGACCGCAAGATCGCCGACGAGGCGTTGACCCGGCTGGAGGTCGACGCGCTCGGCCTCGACGCGCTCGACCGCCGGTACCTCAGCATGATCGCCCGCAATTTCGGCGGCGGGCCGGTCGGCATCGAGACGATCGCCGCCGGCCTGTCCGAGCCGCGCGACGCCATCGAGGACATTATCGAGCCCTATCTGATCCAGCAGGGCTTCATCCAGCGCACGCCGCGCGGCCGTATGCTGACGGCAAATGCCTGGCGCCATCTCGGCCTCGACGCGCCGAAGGATCTGGCGCAGCAGCAGATCAACCTTTTCCAGGAAGAATAG
- a CDS encoding metallophosphoesterase, with product MITRRGFLRFMGGSFLSIAAFSAYAVGIEPMLLTHVKRYALTPPHWPDGLKLRVVALADIHACRPWMTPERITSLVEDANALQPDLIVLLGDYIAGMPLVTGPVTPSQWASALSDLKAPLGVLSILGNHDLWNDGFAQRAGTGPTIARKALEKVGIPVLENDVVRLEKDGHGVWIAGLADQLALLPTRGRAGFRGRDDLDGTLAKVSDTSPIVLLAHEPDIFPKVPWRVSLTLSGHTHGGQVRLFGYSPVVPSRFGNRYAYGHVVENDRNLIVSGGLGFSILPVRFGMRPEILSIDLG from the coding sequence ATGATCACCAGACGCGGGTTCCTGCGCTTCATGGGCGGTTCGTTCCTGTCGATCGCCGCGTTCAGCGCCTATGCGGTGGGCATCGAGCCGATGCTGCTGACGCATGTGAAACGCTACGCGCTGACACCGCCGCACTGGCCTGACGGCTTGAAACTGCGCGTCGTTGCGCTTGCCGATATCCATGCCTGCCGGCCGTGGATGACACCGGAGCGGATCACCTCGCTTGTCGAAGACGCGAATGCGCTGCAGCCGGACCTGATCGTCCTGCTCGGCGACTATATTGCCGGCATGCCCTTGGTGACCGGCCCGGTGACGCCCTCACAATGGGCATCCGCCCTGTCGGACCTCAAGGCGCCGCTCGGCGTGCTGTCGATCCTCGGCAACCACGACTTGTGGAACGATGGCTTCGCGCAACGTGCCGGGACCGGCCCGACCATAGCGCGCAAGGCCTTGGAGAAGGTCGGCATTCCGGTTCTCGAGAATGATGTCGTGCGCCTGGAAAAGGATGGCCATGGTGTCTGGATTGCAGGTCTCGCCGATCAACTGGCCCTGCTGCCGACCAGGGGCCGCGCCGGCTTCAGGGGGCGGGACGATCTCGACGGCACGCTGGCCAAGGTCAGCGACACCTCGCCCATTGTCCTGCTCGCCCACGAGCCCGATATTTTTCCGAAGGTGCCGTGGCGCGTATCGCTGACCCTTTCCGGCCACACCCATGGCGGGCAGGTACGGCTGTTCGGCTATTCGCCTGTGGTGCCGTCGCGTTTCGGCAATCGCTATGCCTATGGCCACGTCGTCGAGAACGACCGCAATCTGATCGTCTCTGGCGGGCTCGGCTTCAGCATATTGCCGGTGCGTTTTGGAATGCGCCCGGAAATCCTGTCGATCGACCTTGGTTAG
- a CDS encoding glycoside hydrolase family 5 protein — protein sequence MALLTAMIKTLMAALLVLAALAWPSQAASFSMKRGLNLDQWVTWPGEDQWGDAKAILPYPEWRKFLGENDLKALKDAGFDFLRMPVDPSPFLSGQTVALRDDLYASVLDSVRMINRAGLKVVVDMHLIPAGGSRQIGMAQVMDDTRTFDAYVEMVRKMARTLAGEDPAQVAFEPMNEPIVDCDSDGTSLWPDRQRKLFAAARSSATKLTLVLTGACYSAASSLDKIDPKMIPDDNVIWTFHSYDPFLLTHQGATWAGDFIPYVTGLPYPLTAMPKAQLEVTLDTIRARIKAEAPWTRQSGLLAYLDEQVASMDSPDRLLGLMDAPFEKVQAWAKANGVKPENITLGEFGMIRQEYGNAYVMPAEYRAAYVRDMIARAEAHGFSWSVWSYGGAFGIVDAFNGDKAEPDVMDAIRSLH from the coding sequence ATGGCACTGTTGACGGCGATGATCAAGACCTTGATGGCGGCGCTGCTTGTGCTCGCGGCCTTGGCGTGGCCCAGCCAGGCGGCGAGCTTTTCGATGAAGCGCGGCCTCAATCTCGACCAATGGGTCACATGGCCCGGCGAAGACCAATGGGGCGACGCCAAGGCCATCCTGCCCTATCCGGAATGGCGCAAATTCCTTGGGGAGAACGACCTCAAGGCACTGAAGGATGCGGGCTTCGATTTCCTGCGCATGCCGGTCGACCCCTCGCCTTTCCTGTCCGGCCAGACCGTGGCCTTGCGCGACGATCTCTATGCCAGCGTGCTGGACTCGGTGCGCATGATCAACCGCGCCGGGCTGAAGGTGGTCGTCGACATGCACCTGATCCCGGCCGGCGGCAGCCGCCAGATCGGCATGGCGCAAGTGATGGACGACACGCGGACCTTCGATGCCTATGTCGAGATGGTGCGCAAGATGGCGCGCACGCTGGCCGGCGAAGATCCCGCGCAGGTGGCTTTCGAGCCTATGAATGAACCGATCGTCGATTGCGACAGCGATGGCACCAGCCTGTGGCCGGACCGCCAGCGTAAACTGTTCGCGGCTGCGCGATCCTCGGCGACCAAACTGACCCTGGTGCTGACCGGCGCCTGCTATTCCGCCGCGAGCTCGCTGGACAAGATCGACCCGAAGATGATCCCCGACGACAACGTCATCTGGACCTTTCATTCCTACGATCCGTTCCTGCTCACCCATCAGGGCGCGACCTGGGCCGGCGACTTCATTCCTTACGTGACCGGCCTGCCCTATCCGCTGACGGCGATGCCCAAGGCGCAGCTCGAGGTGACGCTCGACACCATCCGCGCCAGGATCAAGGCCGAGGCGCCATGGACAAGGCAGAGCGGCCTGCTTGCCTATCTCGACGAACAGGTCGCCAGCATGGACAGTCCCGACAGGCTGCTCGGCTTGATGGATGCGCCGTTCGAGAAGGTCCAGGCGTGGGCCAAGGCGAACGGCGTCAAGCCGGAGAACATCACGCTGGGCGAGTTCGGCATGATCCGCCAGGAGTATGGCAACGCCTATGTCATGCCAGCCGAGTACCGAGCCGCCTATGTCAGGGACATGATCGCGCGCGCCGAGGCACATGGCTTCTCATGGTCGGTGTGGAGCTATGGCGGCGCCTTCGGCATCGTCGATGCCTTCAACGGCGACAAGGCCGAGCCGGATGTGATGGACGCGATCAGGTCGCTTCACTAA